The following DNA comes from Pomacea canaliculata isolate SZHN2017 linkage group LG10, ASM307304v1, whole genome shotgun sequence.
taggggcaggcagacgaggcatctgcctagggccccgcacatttcattaaataacaaccgtggcgatcgtggtgtcaagggccccacacataccctatgcctcgggccccgcggggggtaagaacgggcctgggtAGGGGGTTGGGTGTTGTGGGTGCTGGGATAAGACTTGGGATAGAGTAGTTCCTACATCGCAGACGAATGTAAAAGACAGGATTACAGAGTGTGTAAAGGAACAAAGCGATGCTCTTACTGTGCAGTACAATGCATCATCAACTCTCACCTGACAGCATTGAACTCCGGATCACGTGACAGTCTGGGCCATGGAAACACTGATGATGTCACCCACAGTGTCTTGCGGCTCAACTGTAGGGTGGCCAGGCTGGTGCCAGGTCCCCTGCGATAATggcgatgatggcgatgatggtGACGATGGCGATGATGGCGGTGCTGCGAAACACAGCAGATCATCGTAGTAAGTAAATATTGGAGAAAGTTGTGTCCAAAACACAAGTGAAGgggatttgttttaataaagGGACTTAAGGTAAAAGTTTTTCTCTTCGAGCAGCCAGCACTGGTTTTAATTAACGGTAGACATTCAGATTATTATATACAAAGGTCGCCACCCTCGTGGGCTACCAAGAAGCCCCCTGGCAATAACGACGAGATGGAAGAGGGCCTGGTGACCCGGGGTGACACGTACTCTAAGAGCGTCAATCCGGGTACGTGAATGGACTACCCACACCATGCAAGCCCTGCTTACTCCCGCTCAAGACGAACTTAAATGAAGTCAGCGGCTGTCTATAAAGCTCTCTCACACCCCTGACGATCAGTTCTTTTGATGTCAGCTGATGTCAGTCAAGGGAGGACTGGATGAACGAATgaatggtgacgtcacacatcaCAGTAACTCTCGCTCTCACCTTCTACAGATGTCACATGTGCACCCGTAAATTCCTACTTCACGTTTTAACATGCAACTGCCTTTTACCGGCATCGTACAATATCTTTGTTGAATTAATATATTCTACTGTTATTTAGATATTCTCGGACATTCACACGGCAGTCTCGATGTATACGggtgtacatacacacatacatatatatactcacagTTTCAGGAGGCGTGAGCGAGTGCAGTGTAACCAGTTTCAGCTACCTCTTGAGAATTTTCGGGTACAAGATGGCGGATGTGTTACTATTCACCTGTCAGCctgagatatttttattttataacattttttatacaGTATGTAATGGCCCTGTGCACCCTTACCCCGAATGGCACCCGCTCGTGATCTATGCGCGAGTTGTGTAAGATTTCGTTTATCCTTTTCCATTCAAGAGACCTGCACTCGGGTAAAAAAGGACGGGAGAAAAGTTTGACTTGTAAATCAACTGTCACCTTTTTCCCAGgtgacaaagaagacaaagttTAT
Coding sequences within:
- the LOC112573619 gene encoding uncharacterized protein LOC112573619 — encoded protein: MSEVQGLRAKGCVFICSVNSQVQDNYLPHHPRLLLKHRHHRHRHHHRHHRHYRRGPGTSLATLQLSRKTLWVTSSVFPWPRLSRDPEFNAVRFVGHVIRRNRLLDESSDD